In Gimesia panareensis, the genomic window ATGAACAATCTGTAAAGCAGCTGTATTGAATCGCAAACAGTGTCAAAGAAACGATTTGTTTCCGGCAACTGCTCAGACCTCAATGCCACGTGCCGACAGATGCTGAATCAGGGACGGGGTATCTGTAAATACTTCCGCCTGGATCCCCAGTCCTCGTGCCACATCCACATAATGGGGAATGTCGTCAGTGTAGAAGGCCTCTGCAGGGGCACACTGAATCTTTTCCAGTGCATAATCGAAGATCGCGGGCTCAGGTTTAATCGCTCCCGCCTTGTAAGAGGTCGCAAAATCGTCAAAGCGTTGCAGCACATCGTATTCATTCCAGATAAAGTCGAAGTGCGAAATACAGGTGTTTGAGAGCAGTACTAACCGGTGCCCCCGGTCTTTGAGTCGATCCAGCACGGGAACGATCGAGGCATTCAGCTCAAAAATATCCGAACCGGCCCGGACCAGTTCCTCAAACGAGACGGATTGTCCCACCGCTTCTTCAAACCACTGGTGGAACTCCTCAGAGCTCAGTTGCCCGCGTTCGAACTCCCATTGTTTCCCCGAATCGATCAATAACGACTGAATTTCCTCGCGGGATCGCCCACAAAGCGCCCCCATCTGTTCACACATCCGATCGTGGGAGAAAAAAGCAAGGACATTTCCCATATCAAACAGAAAGGTTCGAATCACGGTTCGACTCCGGGTTTCAGGTCAGAAAGCTGTAAAACAGCCGTAGTTGTATGATCTGGGCCTCCGCTCGACAAGGCGTAAATTGGAATCTAATTCTCTGTGTGGAGAGTCTGTCTCATTTCGAGGAACGTGAGCTGGCACCTCTTATTGACGGCTTCGGCTAATTTGCTTAAATTGCCTGAAGATAAGAACTTGATGAGAGCAGAATACGACTCGGTTCCTGTCGCTATACAAACTCTGGTTCGAGCGCAGTTTCCATGCCCGCACTCAAGCCGGCTTTGCGCAATACGTGGAGAACATCAGATGGATTTTGAAAATCAATCCTCTTATCCCTCAGGGGAACCAAACAAAGAGTGGCCCTGCCTGCGGCAATTCTGTGTGTTTATGGAAAACCGAGTCGGTTATCTCCATCAACTGCTGAAACTTCTGGAAAAGTTTGACCTGCGAATTATCGCGCTCAGCACCGTCGATTCAGTTGATGTCGCCATGAGCCGCATTGTGCTCGATAACTATGAGCGGGCGCGGGAAATCTTTGAACTCTCCGGCTATACCTTCTTTGAAAAAGATCTGATCGGCGTGGAACTCCCGGATGACACGCAGCCTTACATGCGTATCTGCCTCTCACTCCTGCAGGCTGAGGTGAACATTGATTACACCTATCCGCTGCTTTATCGCCGACACGGCAGGGGCGCCATCGCCTTGTGTGTTGATGATATTGATCTGGGAATCAGAACTCTGACCGAGCAGGGTCATCGCATCATCACGGAAAAAGATCTTAAAGATGACGACGAGTATCTCTGATCCGCTCAGGCAATCAGTTTTACTCTGCAGAGATCGATTGTGTCTTACCTGACCTGGCAGCGTCGTAAAAAGCGTAAATCGTTCGAATTATCCGCAGGCTTTCCCGACTGGAGAGTAGTGGCTCTGATTCGCCTGCTGCCGCCAATACTGCTTTTCTGACCGCCGGAGTATAGCCGCGAGGCTCCAGTGACTTCTCAAAGCGATATCGCTTGCCGTTATGGTTGACGCTCCACTCCAGCGGTCGATCTTCGAAGGGCAACATCTCCAGCCAGCCTTTGCTCCCCCAGATTTTGATCATCGACTGATATCCCCGGTTCAGATAGTACCCCGCCGTAAGCGTTCCCAGAAAACCGGCATCATAGCGGAATGCGAGTGCTGCCGAATCTTCCACATCAATCGGCTGACCCCCCGCCTGGGCAGTAAATCCAGTCACTTCAGCAATGGAAGCTCCCGTCAGGTACATCGAGAGATCCAGCCAGTGGATTCCCAGCCAGGAAAGAAACCCGCCCCCGGCATGATCCTTGTGTGCATACCAGCTTTCATGATAAGCCGGCTTGGTCAAACGGGTCTGATCGGCCAGCAGCTGCAATTCTACTCCATAGATTTTTCCAAGCGTCCCCTCGCTAATTAACGTGCGAGCGTATTGAATCTCCGGATTCGTGCGATTCGCCAGGGCCAGCGATAAATTCAGGTGCTTGCTCTCCGCCTTCTGAACCAGGGGTTCGAACTGTGAAACACTTAAACAGGCCGGCTTCTCCGCAAACACATGACAACCGTGCTCCAGCGCCAGATCAATCGCCGCGGGAGCCTGGCTGGCCTGCATTGTCACCAGGGCCAGCTCCGGTTTTTCTTTCTGAAACAATGTTTTCGCATTGGGAAATACCTGACTCAGCTTTGGTCCCAGCTCTTTCCGTGCAAACTCCGTCTGTTTCCCACCTGGATCTGACAGGAATACCGATTTGACGGCTTCAATTTCCTTCAGGGCAGAGAAGTAGGCTCCCAGGTGAGCTCCGGTCTCATTCGTCAAAACAGCGACATCAATCTGTGGTTTCATCCCAAAACTCCTTCAGACTCTCCCGGGGTAAATCTGTCAGCCTGGTTAGTGACTTTGCATTTCAGGCCGCATTGTATATTTTATATGAATATATCCATTCTGCTTTGTCCCCGCCAGAATCATCTTTGATTCTGCGTAGTGAAGCATTCTCATATTTCAGGACCAGTCCCTTGTTAGCAAGCCACCTCGTCGCACCCGGTCAACTTGAACTCATCGATCTCCCCGAACCGGAATTGCCAGCTGCTGTTGTAGACGCTCCGGGCCAGATTATCTTCCAACCGGAGACGACCTGTCTGTGTGGATCCGATCTTCCTTACTTCAATGGCACCGACGAATGGCCTATTGAAATCGGTCATTCCCTGCATGAGATGATCGGCACGGTCACTGCCACCAATGGAAACCGCTGGAAAGCCGGGGACCGTGTCCTGGCGGTCCCCGTGATGCAACAGGGACTTTTCGAACGTTTTCTCCTGGATGAAACCCGTACGATCCCCATTGCCACCAATATTCCAGAAGAACACGCCCTGATGGCACAACCTTTGGGAACGGCCCTGTTTGCTCTCAAAAAACTTCCCAATCTGTTGGACAAGACGGTCGCCGTTGTGGGGCAGGGGCCGATGGGCCAGCTCATGAATGCAGCTTTGAGCAACATGGGCGCTCGCGAGATCATCGGCATTGACCTGCTCGAATCGCGCCTGAAGGTCAGTCCCCGCATGGGTGCTACCGCCACGATCTGTAACAAGGACATCGAACCGGTCGCCGCAGTCCGGGAGATTCTGAGAGGGGAACTCCCCGATATTGTCATCGAAGCAGTGGGCCACGCAGATCAACAGATCAACCTGTGTATCGACCTCTGTCGCCAGGCAGGCCAGATCCTGGTCTTTGGCGTCCCTCCTGAAACCATTGACGATTTTCGCGTGCGGGACCTGGTGTTCAAAAACATTACCATTCACTCCAGCATGAACCCGGATTTCGAACTTGATTTCCCGCTGGCCATGCAATGGCTCTCGGAAGGCCGCATTGACGTCAGCCCGATCATCACCCACCGTTTCCCCTTAGCAGAAATCCAGCAGGCGTTTGAGCTGTTCCGTGACCGCCGGGAGGGGGCGATCAAAGTCATTGTTGATTTTCCTGCGAAACAGCAGGCATAATTGAAAGACAATCATCCCCTGAAACATACTGACCTCAAGGTTCCAAACGATGACCTGTTCCCTTAAGCTCTGCCGCATCCTTTTTTTCCTCTCGTTCTGTCTACTGTTCCCGTTCTGTGTCACTGACCATCTCCAGGCAGAGGAACGGCCCAACATCATCTACGTGATGGCAGACGACATGGGCTACGGCGATCTGGGATGTTACGGGCAGAAAATCATCAAAACCCCCAACATCGATCAGCTGGCCAAACAGGGCATGCGATTCACCAATCACTATGCAGGTCACACCGTCTGCCGCCCCTCACGACTAGTGCTGCTCAGCGGCCAGCATTCCGGACATACCCCCATCAGTCAAAACGAACAGTATTACTTCCCCGAAGGCACGACGACTGTCACCACGCTGCTCAAGCAGCAGGGGTACGCGACCGGCGGCGTTGGAAAATGGGCTTTGGGCATCCCGGAATCAACGGGGGTTCCCAGCAAGCAGGGCTTCGACTTCTGGTTTGGCTACCTGGACCAGGGCAATGCCCACAACTTCTATCCTGAATACCTCTGGAGCAACGAACAGGAAGTCTCGCTCCCCGGTAATAAAGTCGGCCCTCACAAGCGGGTCTCTATCTCTCGCGAAACCTATTCCCATGACCTGCTGACCCGCGAAGCATTCAACTTCATCAGAACGCATGCGAACCAGCCCTTCTTCCTGCAGGCGCACTACACCATCCCCCATGCGAACAATGAAGGGGGACGCGCCACCGGGGATGGCATGGAAGTCCCTGAATATGGTGAGTACGCAGACCGGGAATGGCCTCAACCGGAGAAAGGCTTCGCCGCGATGGTCACCCGTCTCGACCGGGATCTGGGCCGGATGGTTCAGCTGCTGAAAGAACTCAAGCTCGAACGCAAAACGATCATCTTTTTCACCTCAGACAACGGTCCCCACCAGGAAGGGATGCACCAGGTGGAATTCTTCAATTCCAATGGTCCCTTGAAAGGTTACAAACGTGATCTCTATGAAGGCGGGATTCGAGTGCCCCTGATTGTCAAATGGCCCGGAAAAATCAAACCGGACCGCACAACGGATCACATCAGTGCCTTCTGGGACTTTTTACCCACAGCCTGCGAACTGGCAGGCGTCGAGCCCCCGAACAATATCGACGGTATTTCCTATCTGCCGACACTGCTCGGTCAGCCACAGCAGAAACACGACACCATGTTCTGGAAGTACCGGGGTAAAGTGGCCCTGCGTGCCGGCAAATGGAAAGCGGTTCAGACCGGTCCCAACAAACCGCTGGAGCTCTATAACCTGGAGACGGATATCGGAGAAGCGCATGATCTGGCTGCAGAGCACCCGGAACTTGTCGCACGGATGAAACGGCAGATCGCCGCAAGCCAGTCCAACGACTAAATGATCTCGTGGATCGGTTCGGTATGCTCAACACCAACCAGCTTCTGATCCAGCCCACCATAGAAGTAGGACAGGCGATTCGGATCCAGTCCCATCTGGTTCAGGATCGTCGCGTGCAGGCGTTTTACATGGAAAGGCTTTTCAACGGCTGCTGAGCCAAGCTCATCGGTCGCACCAACGGAAGTTCCGCCCTTGATCCCGCCGCCTGCGGTCCACATCGTAAAGCCGAAGGAGTTATGATCGCGGCCTGTGCCCTTTGCGTATTCCGCGGTAGGCTGACGACCGAATTCGCCTCCCCAGACGATTAGGGTCTCATCGAACAGCCCTCGTGCCTTCAGATCCTTAATCAACGCTGCAATCGGCTGATCCGTGTTTCCCGCATGATAGCTGTGGTTTTTGACCAGGTCTCCGTGAGCATCCCAGTTCGCATCGTTATGATTCCCCCCCGAGTAGAGCTGAATGAAACGCACGCCCCGTTCCACCAGACGGCGGGCCAGCAGACAGCGTCTGCCGAAATCGGCCGTCCGGGGATTGTTCAACCCGTACAGATCCTGAGTCTGCTGCGTCTCTGAAGCCAGATCCGCTGCTTCGGGAGCATGCTGCTGCATTTTAAAGGCCAGCTCATAGCTGGCAATCCGGGCCGCCAGTTCTGAATTTCCGGCGCGGGTCGCTTCATGCTTTTCATTAGCCGTCTTCAGTGCATCCAGCAGTTCCCGTTGTACGTCTCTGCTCATGCCAGCCGGTCGACGCAAATCAACCAGCGGCGCGCCCTTCGAGCGCATCGTTGTCCCCTGGTAAGTAGCCGGCATAAAGCCGCTCGACCAGTTCTTGGCTCCACTGATCGGACCGCCCGTCGGATCGAGCATCACGACATAGCCGGGCAGGTTCTCATTTTCACTACCCAGACCATAATTCAACCACGACCCCATGCTGGGAAACCCGCTCAGGATCCGTCCCGAGTTCATCATCAGCATCGCCGATCCATGAATCGGAGAATCAGCGGTCATCGACTTGAGAAACGCAATGTCATCCGCGCAGGTCGCCAGGTGTGGAAACAGATCCGAAATCCATTGTCCCGATTCGCCGTACTGCTTGAACTTCCATTTGGGTCCCACCACGCGGCCTTCATTCTTTTCACCGCCACGCCCCTTGGTTTTGACAGGAATCGTCTTCCCATCCAGCCCATACAGTTTCGGCTTGTGATCGAAGGTATCCACATGACTGGGCCCGCCGTACATGAACAGGAAGATCACGCTCTTGGCTTTAGGTTTGAAGTGAGGATCTTTGGGAGCCAGCGGGTTCCGGAACTGGCTCACACCGTCGGCAGCCACGGCCTGCGAATTCAGAAAACCATCCGCTGACAGCATCCCGGTTAAGGCGACAGAACCAAATCCGCCTCCGGCTTCCCACAGGAATTCCCGCCGCGTACGACGACAGAACTGTGCATGTCCGGCTGGTTGTTGAGGTTGCTTTTCTAAACTCATATCCTGATCCTTTATACGCTCGGCTGACACTATATTAAGTCAGCGAAATCAGTCTGCAGCTGTATTAATCGAGATAAACAAATTCGTTGCGGTTTAAGATCGTCAGGCTGAAATAATCACGTGCCTGCCGTTCGGATAGCTGGTGTTTCTGCATCAAGCTCTTGATGAGCTTCACTCCCTGGTCAACTTCACCGGGTTCAGGCTGTCGTCCATAGGCCAGACGTATCGCCCGTGCTACGAAGGCGGGGTATTCTGCAGCCCCCTCTTTGAGCAGTCGATCGGTCAGATATTCTGCCTGGCGATTGACGAACGCTCCGTTGATCATCCCCAGTGCCTGCGCAGGCTGGGTCGTCACAAACCGGACTGCACAACTGCTGTCAGTATCGGCAAAGTCAAAATTAAAGAGCAGGGGAGTCAGCAGCGAGCGTTTCACGAAAATATAGATACTCCGCCGCGCCCGCTCTTCTTCGGAAGAGTCACCCCAGCCCGCCCCCGGTCGAGACTGTCCCTGCATCACTTCTTTGGAAATCTGGGGATAGAAACCGGGACCATACATTTTAGAATTTAACCGACCGTTGACAGCCAGAATGCTGTCGCGAACCTCTTCTGCACTCAGACGCCGCATATTGAACCGCCAGAACAGATCATTGGCCGGATCGACGGCAGCCACCTCTTCTGAGAATTGAGATGACATCTGATAAGCATTCGACAGCATGATCAGCTTGTGCAGCGCCTTGAAATGTTGGCCTTCATCGTTGAATTTCAACGCTAGCCAGTCCAACAGTTCCGGATGGGTCGGCGGTACCCCCAGTTGTCCGAAGTTATTCGGAGACTGTACTATGCCACGACCAAAGTGATGCTGCCAGATCCGGTTCACAATCACCCGTGAAGCCAGCAGATTGTCTGGATTGGCGATCCATTCCGCGAGCACCCGCCGCCGGCCTGATGTTTTCTGTTCACCTTCCGGTTTGGGGATCTCTGCTTGAGAGCCACCAAAAATCTCCGGAAATCCGGGCTCAACTTTTTCCCCCTTCACGTGCGGATTGCCCCGCAGTAATACGAAGGTTTCCCGGGGTTCCTTCAGGCTGCGTCTGACACTCAAAGCCATCTTGCGGGGTGGCAGCTTTTTCCGCTCGGCATTCAGTTCCTTCATTTTAGACTGCATTTTCTGGTAGTCCTGCATCTGACCGGGCTCCAGATACTGCGCCAGTTTTTCTTTCAGTAACTTTTTGCGTTCTCTGGTTTCGGAGCGCCGCTGATCGACGCCCGACATTTTTTTGATCCCCGTCTCCTCCAGCGACTGCATTTCCTTTTTCAGCGTGCCCTGTTTCTGATCGAGCTCTGCATAGCGGGCAGCCAGTTTGGAGCCGGTGATATCGGTCTGATTGTAGGAAAGCTGATCGGAACGGATACCGTACGAATTCAGGCCATGAAAAAAGGCCATGAATCGATAGTAATCCTCGTGCGGAATCGGGTCGATTTTATGTTCATGGCAGCGGGCGCAGTTGAGCGTCAGCCCCAGAAAGACCTGGCTGGTTGTGGTCACGATATCATCCAGCTCATTGTAATAGCTCAACAGCGGATCAGCGGGCTCATCATCCCACAGTCCCAGACGATAATAGCCGGTGGCAATAATCGAGTCGTTGGTCACCTGATCCAGTTCATCCCCGGCCAGTTGTTCTTTGATAAACTGGTTGTAAGGTTTGTCTTCATTGAAAGAGCGGATGACATAATCCCGGAAGCGCCAGGCGTTGGGCTTATCCCCGTCCCGTTCATAACTGTTCGTATCCGCATAGCGGACCAGATCCAGCCAGTGACGTGCCCAGCGTTCTCCGTAGTGGGGAGATGCCAGCAGACGGTCGATCAGTTTTTCGTAAGCATCCGGTGCAGAATCGTTCACAAACTGATCCACCTCTTCGGGAGTCGGCGGCAGTCCGGTCAGATCGAAATACGCACGGCGAATCAGCGCCACCCTGTCTGCGGGCGGTGCAGGGGAAAGCCCTTTCTGTTCCAGTTTGCTTAGAATAAAAGCATCAATGGGGTTACGGACCCATGACTGATTTTTCGTCGCAGGGGGTGCCAGCTTTCGGGGAGGTTCGAACGCCCAGTGTTTTTTCCATTCGGCTCCCTGGGCAATCCAGTTTTTAATCAGTTCTACCTGAGCCGGTTTCAGTTGCTCACCTTCAGGAGGCATCTGCATGCCGTCATCCCGCGGAGAGATCCGGGCGAGCAGCTCACTCTGCTCGGGATGGCGGGGAACAATCGCAGTCGCTTCGGACTCCAACTGCTTAAACGCCTGTTCGCTCTGATCCAGACGCAGACCTCCCTCCTGTACATCAGGACCATGACAGGAATAACAATGCTTTGCCAGCAGGGGCTGGATATCCTGTGTAAAATCGACCGGAGGTTTTGACTGAGGCTCGGTGGGTAAATTCTTTGTTTCTGCCCCAACGCCTCCTGTCAGCCCCAAAGTGCAACTGATGATGGCCCCCAGAAAGAGTGATTGCTGCAAAAGCGATCTGATCCTCGAGCGACTTGAATCTGGCATACAGAACTCTCTCTTGAATATTGCGTGTCCACAGAATGATCGAATGCGAAAGTGTCATAAAGACAGCACTATTATTTATTCTATTCTCAATCATTCCATAAATGAATGTCAATTCAACAATAAACAACCCTAAGTTATTTCCTGTACAGGAATTTGTGTCTTTTTTCTTCGGTATTCTGCCGCGACACCTGCGAAAGTAGTCTGTCTGTCTCTCCGGTGAATGTGCTATAATGCCTGCGGCTGTAAGTACAGACGCGCTTCGACACTGGCAACTGTTTCAGCACCCGAGGAGAATTCGCAGGATGAATCGATTAAGTCCTCCATTCTCAGGGCGTTCTCCCCTGAAGAGTGTCTCTGCCAGGCTGTTTATCGGAGCGGGTTTCCTCCTGATCTTTTCCTGTACTTATCTCCTTTCTCAAGAGGGAGTCGGACAGAATCTTCTGCTCGCGTTCCTCGACCCTCCGGATCAGACAGTTCCCGAGCAGAGCGAGCCCGATCCTGCCGAGATTTCAGCAGACCGGGAAGCCTTAATCCATCGCATCTACCGCAATCGCAGTCTGCGTACACAATTCGAACGAGCCGAACAGAAATTTCATGAACGGGAATTCACCGAAGGAGCCCTGCAGCTGGAGAAGCTGCTCGATCACCAGGAAGACTACTTTTTCTGGCCCGATGATCAGAAACGTCCGTTTAATTTCCGACAGCGTACCCGGGAACTGCTCTCCACCGCCACGCC contains:
- a CDS encoding zinc-dependent alcohol dehydrogenase, which translates into the protein MLASHLVAPGQLELIDLPEPELPAAVVDAPGQIIFQPETTCLCGSDLPYFNGTDEWPIEIGHSLHEMIGTVTATNGNRWKAGDRVLAVPVMQQGLFERFLLDETRTIPIATNIPEEHALMAQPLGTALFALKKLPNLLDKTVAVVGQGPMGQLMNAALSNMGAREIIGIDLLESRLKVSPRMGATATICNKDIEPVAAVREILRGELPDIVIEAVGHADQQINLCIDLCRQAGQILVFGVPPETIDDFRVRDLVFKNITIHSSMNPDFELDFPLAMQWLSEGRIDVSPIITHRFPLAEIQQAFELFRDRREGAIKVIVDFPAKQQA
- a CDS encoding arylsulfatase, which produces MTCSLKLCRILFFLSFCLLFPFCVTDHLQAEERPNIIYVMADDMGYGDLGCYGQKIIKTPNIDQLAKQGMRFTNHYAGHTVCRPSRLVLLSGQHSGHTPISQNEQYYFPEGTTTVTTLLKQQGYATGGVGKWALGIPESTGVPSKQGFDFWFGYLDQGNAHNFYPEYLWSNEQEVSLPGNKVGPHKRVSISRETYSHDLLTREAFNFIRTHANQPFFLQAHYTIPHANNEGGRATGDGMEVPEYGEYADREWPQPEKGFAAMVTRLDRDLGRMVQLLKELKLERKTIIFFTSDNGPHQEGMHQVEFFNSNGPLKGYKRDLYEGGIRVPLIVKWPGKIKPDRTTDHISAFWDFLPTACELAGVEPPNNIDGISYLPTLLGQPQQKHDTMFWKYRGKVALRAGKWKAVQTGPNKPLELYNLETDIGEAHDLAAEHPELVARMKRQIAASQSND
- a CDS encoding PSD1 and planctomycete cytochrome C domain-containing protein; translated protein: MQQSLFLGAIISCTLGLTGGVGAETKNLPTEPQSKPPVDFTQDIQPLLAKHCYSCHGPDVQEGGLRLDQSEQAFKQLESEATAIVPRHPEQSELLARISPRDDGMQMPPEGEQLKPAQVELIKNWIAQGAEWKKHWAFEPPRKLAPPATKNQSWVRNPIDAFILSKLEQKGLSPAPPADRVALIRRAYFDLTGLPPTPEEVDQFVNDSAPDAYEKLIDRLLASPHYGERWARHWLDLVRYADTNSYERDGDKPNAWRFRDYVIRSFNEDKPYNQFIKEQLAGDELDQVTNDSIIATGYYRLGLWDDEPADPLLSYYNELDDIVTTTSQVFLGLTLNCARCHEHKIDPIPHEDYYRFMAFFHGLNSYGIRSDQLSYNQTDITGSKLAARYAELDQKQGTLKKEMQSLEETGIKKMSGVDQRRSETRERKKLLKEKLAQYLEPGQMQDYQKMQSKMKELNAERKKLPPRKMALSVRRSLKEPRETFVLLRGNPHVKGEKVEPGFPEIFGGSQAEIPKPEGEQKTSGRRRVLAEWIANPDNLLASRVIVNRIWQHHFGRGIVQSPNNFGQLGVPPTHPELLDWLALKFNDEGQHFKALHKLIMLSNAYQMSSQFSEEVAAVDPANDLFWRFNMRRLSAEEVRDSILAVNGRLNSKMYGPGFYPQISKEVMQGQSRPGAGWGDSSEEERARRSIYIFVKRSLLTPLLFNFDFADTDSSCAVRFVTTQPAQALGMINGAFVNRQAEYLTDRLLKEGAAEYPAFVARAIRLAYGRQPEPGEVDQGVKLIKSLMQKHQLSERQARDYFSLTILNRNEFVYLD
- a CDS encoding DUF1501 domain-containing protein, encoding MSLEKQPQQPAGHAQFCRRTRREFLWEAGGGFGSVALTGMLSADGFLNSQAVAADGVSQFRNPLAPKDPHFKPKAKSVIFLFMYGGPSHVDTFDHKPKLYGLDGKTIPVKTKGRGGEKNEGRVVGPKWKFKQYGESGQWISDLFPHLATCADDIAFLKSMTADSPIHGSAMLMMNSGRILSGFPSMGSWLNYGLGSENENLPGYVVMLDPTGGPISGAKNWSSGFMPATYQGTTMRSKGAPLVDLRRPAGMSRDVQRELLDALKTANEKHEATRAGNSELAARIASYELAFKMQQHAPEAADLASETQQTQDLYGLNNPRTADFGRRCLLARRLVERGVRFIQLYSGGNHNDANWDAHGDLVKNHSYHAGNTDQPIAALIKDLKARGLFDETLIVWGGEFGRQPTAEYAKGTGRDHNSFGFTMWTAGGGIKGGTSVGATDELGSAAVEKPFHVKRLHATILNQMGLDPNRLSYFYGGLDQKLVGVEHTEPIHEII
- a CDS encoding Gfo/Idh/MocA family protein, which translates into the protein MKPQIDVAVLTNETGAHLGAYFSALKEIEAVKSVFLSDPGGKQTEFARKELGPKLSQVFPNAKTLFQKEKPELALVTMQASQAPAAIDLALEHGCHVFAEKPACLSVSQFEPLVQKAESKHLNLSLALANRTNPEIQYARTLISEGTLGKIYGVELQLLADQTRLTKPAYHESWYAHKDHAGGGFLSWLGIHWLDLSMYLTGASIAEVTGFTAQAGGQPIDVEDSAALAFRYDAGFLGTLTAGYYLNRGYQSMIKIWGSKGWLEMLPFEDRPLEWSVNHNGKRYRFEKSLEPRGYTPAVRKAVLAAAGESEPLLSSRESLRIIRTIYAFYDAARSGKTQSISAE
- a CDS encoding acetolactate synthase, whose amino-acid sequence is MDFENQSSYPSGEPNKEWPCLRQFCVFMENRVGYLHQLLKLLEKFDLRIIALSTVDSVDVAMSRIVLDNYERAREIFELSGYTFFEKDLIGVELPDDTQPYMRICLSLLQAEVNIDYTYPLLYRRHGRGAIALCVDDIDLGIRTLTEQGHRIITEKDLKDDDEYL
- a CDS encoding HAD family hydrolase; this translates as MIRTFLFDMGNVLAFFSHDRMCEQMGALCGRSREEIQSLLIDSGKQWEFERGQLSSEEFHQWFEEAVGQSVSFEELVRAGSDIFELNASIVPVLDRLKDRGHRLVLLSNTCISHFDFIWNEYDVLQRFDDFATSYKAGAIKPEPAIFDYALEKIQCAPAEAFYTDDIPHYVDVARGLGIQAEVFTDTPSLIQHLSARGIEV